Genomic DNA from Leptospira broomii serovar Hurstbridge str. 5399:
ATTTTCCAATCCGGTTCTGTCGAATTCCTTATCATCCGACCATTCTTCTAGATGTATGATTAATTCGATTAGCTTATGGTCTCGTACGGATCCTATTCCAAATATATCTTTAATATTTAATATTCCGAGCCCTCTGATTTCCATATGATGCCGAAGCAGGTCCGAACAAGTACCGATTAAGTAACTTTCCGAAAGTCGTCTAATTTCAACCATATCGTCCGCGACAAGTCTATGACCTCGTTCGATTAATTCCAATGCGGTTTCGCTCTTCCCAACCCCGCTTTTGCCGGAAAGAAGGATTCCGATTCCGAAAACTTCTATTAAGACTCCGTGTCTCATCGTCCGAGGAGCCAGACTCCTGTCTAGAATTTGCGAGATTAAGGTGATAAATTTATGAGTGGAGACATCGGAAATCAGCAGCGGAATATTTAGACGATTGCAATATTCGATAAAGATCGGCGGAGCCGAATTCCCGTGCGTAAAGATAATACAGTTTAAATGAAAGTGGAAGAATTCGGTTGCAATTCTAGTTAAGCCGTCTCCTTCCCTGGAGATTAAATATGCCCATTCTCCTTTCCCGAAAATTTGAATGCGATCGTGAGCGAAGCTTTCGTAAAATCCGGTAAGAGAAAGCCCGGGTCGGTTTATTTCAGAGCTATGAATTCGGTTCTGCAGGCCGGCTTCTCCTGCTATCAATTTTAACCCGAGTTCGGGATGATCTTTGAGTATGTTAGCGACGTTAATTCCCGGGACGGACATCGACCTATCTTGCCTCCAAAGATTTAACTTTCTTTCTTTGGTTCGATGGAAGTATTCTTAAAATTTTACGGTATTTTG
This window encodes:
- the hprK gene encoding HPr(Ser) kinase/phosphatase gives rise to the protein MSVPGINVANILKDHPELGLKLIAGEAGLQNRIHSSEINRPGLSLTGFYESFAHDRIQIFGKGEWAYLISREGDGLTRIATEFFHFHLNCIIFTHGNSAPPIFIEYCNRLNIPLLISDVSTHKFITLISQILDRSLAPRTMRHGVLIEVFGIGILLSGKSGVGKSETALELIERGHRLVADDMVEIRRLSESYLIGTCSDLLRHHMEIRGLGILNIKDIFGIGSVRDHKLIELIIHLEEWSDDKEFDRTGLENRTEEVLGVLIPLIKLPVRPGRNIPIIVETAAMNQRLKKLGKNAAAEFSQKLNIYLQQGKVERNPPQN